In a single window of the Candidatus Methylomirabilota bacterium genome:
- a CDS encoding DUF4242 domain-containing protein produces MPKYLIEREIPGAGRLSPQELQAISQKSCGVLGALGPQIQWVHSYVTDEKVYCVYIAPNAEMVLEHARQGGFPANRVSEIRSVIDPTTAEG; encoded by the coding sequence ATGCCGAAGTATCTGATTGAGCGAGAGATCCCGGGGGCGGGTAGGCTGTCGCCTCAGGAGCTTCAGGCCATTTCGCAGAAGTCGTGCGGTGTGCTGGGCGCGTTAGGGCCGCAAATCCAGTGGGTGCACAGTTATGTGACCGACGAGAAGGTCTATTGTGTCTATATTGCGCCGAACGCCGAGATGGTTCTGGAGCATGCCCGACAAGGCGGTTTTCCGGCCAACCGGGTATCGGAGATCAGGTCGGTGATTGATCCCACGACCGCTGAGGGCTGA
- a CDS encoding acetyltransferase has product MFLKDKQSGHLVEVIDLPALFDPHQSVVMGRIHAGEEMQDPAGFEKADLIFPSGESLPRYWVDVRYRDAAATRKA; this is encoded by the coding sequence ATGTTCCTGAAAGACAAACAGTCCGGTCATCTGGTCGAGGTCATCGATCTGCCTGCGCTGTTTGATCCCCATCAATCGGTGGTGATGGGGCGAATCCACGCCGGTGAGGAGATGCAGGATCCCGCCGGTTTTGAGAAGGCCGATCTGATCTTTCCCTCCGGCGAATCGTTGCCGCGTTACTGGGTGGATGTCCGCTATAGAGACGCCGCTGCGACTCGGAAGGCGTAA